The sequence CGCAATCGGGGACCTTACACAATGGGGCTAGTGCTACTGAACTAAAGGTCCTTTAGCATAAATCATAATtgttgataaattatttttattcaataaaaagcTAACCATTTATTTCTCGTAAAatagcagaaaaaaaaaatggtttttttttaaactataaaaacctTTTATTATTGAAGTTTGAAAACAGCCATATGGCCCAACCCAAGTGCCATACCATGGACCGCTACCCTCCTGCCCATCCCGGAAAGGTAAGCCTCCTACACATATCCAGTTagttttctaaatattttaatagtaattaattaataaaattttcaatattatcttatattatatataattttttgtaacaGTACTAACAAGAGAAGTCTACTCTCTCTTGCAGGCGGGCTTGTGTTATCAAATGATAGTTTTCGTCGATctagttgtttttttcttcgGTTATTGTTACTGTGTGTGCTTCATCTCTGGTGAGAGATTTTagtttgtatgttttttttcagtgttttattttttctttcaagtGTTTATCCCTCTtcttttgtggtttatccactttatttttttactgcACACAATAATTTTAAGGATTTATGGGTGTTTAACTGAAAATAATCGTCTGAAAGTCTAGTATCATTCAGCGAACCCCAACCTCTCGATTCATTGCTTTCCAATGGCGGGGGTCTTCTCCAACACCCTTCGCCTTCCCCACTCCCACACCGTAGCGCTCTGCTCCTCCTCCGTCCTTCCCCACCGGCGCCTTTCCACTCCTCTCCGACTTCATCCGGCGTCTCACCGCCTCCGTGGGTTGATCACCCGCGCCGATCCCTCGGTCATTCTCTATACCTTTCATCATCTTCTCTACTTGCTATCATATCTATGTTTCAACTGTGAATGCTCTCATTTTTCTCTATTGAAactattctttgtgtttttctttttgtggaaGTTGGATAAGCGAGTTCGATTACTGTTTGTTTCGTTTCAAGTGTACTAAATCTTTGGCTTGTTATACTCACTGCTTCCTTGATTTTTATTAGTAGTTGATATgttatttttcctttaaatttcCTTGATTTCTGATGATTTTTTGCAATATCATTGAACCATTTTGATCCTTTAGCTGGCTGCTACAACCTTCCTTTACAAATTTTTCCATtagaaaatatttgtttcaaGAAATTTGTTATTCTCTTAGCTTGATTTTGTTTGAGAACTATGATTTAGCTCAATATTTTTGGTTTAGATGTTAGATTAACTTGAATTTTGGTTCAAAGCTGAAAAACAATCTCAAGAGGCATATATCATCAGTTGAAGGAGTTGCTGGTCCTGCTTCCTCTGCAAAACCGCTGTTGGCTATGCCTTATTTTATTCACAATATTTCCACTTGCTAATTCAGCTTGTGTTGTTATATGAGGATAATATCTATCTTTCAGTTATTATacttgttaatttatttatttgtgctgAACTTGTAGTACAACTATGCTTTGCAAGAAAGTTTATTACATGTGTGTATTGCTTCAATTATGCACCatttttgttagtttgttaTACTGTTTGATGTTCTGCTTAAACATATTGTGAAATGCATCAGGATGAAACTGTTGGAGAACCCAATGTTGTCACTGAAGAGAAAAGCGAACCTGCGACTGTATCCCAAAGTACTGGTTTTGCTGAATTTCCAAATAAAGATATTAACCGACGAATTGCTTTGGCATCAACTGTTTTAGCAGTAGGATTATTTGTGACAACAAGACTAGAATTTGGTGTTTCATTGAAGGATCTTACTGCTTATGCTATACCTTATGAACAGGTTAGTCCTACATAAATTCTTTGTCTCTTGGTCGTTTTTTCAATTACTGAATCCAAGTAAATAATCTGTGTATTATAACATTCCAGACATGTCATATGCAAAGATATTACACAGACTTGATTAAGGGTGAAATGAAAATTTGTTTTGCACATGAGTGAGTAGTTTCTCAATGGCCACAGAGATTCGTAACCAATTTAGCCCATAATTAATTTGGAACTGCCATAGAGATACTGGTGAAATCAATGATCAATTTGCGGTAACTAAGCAACATTTAACAAGAACCACTTGTTAATGGGGTGCTATATTCCATATTGTTTCTGTCTTTGGTTGTATTACTCATAAACATGTGCTTTATCTCAAGCTACAACTTTCCTTCTCTTGTTAATGTTACTATTCATTGACCATCATCTCTTGTTCTCGATGAACTGTTTAGGTTATTTATAATAAGCTGTAATGCATCAATGTTAGTTTGTATAGTGTGCCTTATTTCAAATGGTCTATATAAAATGCTTATATATGTTTGCAGGCTCTTTCAAATGGAATGCCTACTGTAGTTGAATTTTATGCAGATTGGTGTGAAGTTTGTCGAGAATTAGCTCCAGATGTGTATAAAATTGAACAACAATACAAGTAAATATTCAAGACATTAGTATTTTGAGATTCTATTTAGTGCACATCATTTATCGTTTATTTTTTGGTCGTTTCATCTCGTTAACAGAAATAAAGTGAATTTCGTTATGTTGAATGTTGATAACACCAAGTGGGAGCAGGAGCTCGACGAGTTCGGTG comes from Dioscorea cayenensis subsp. rotundata cultivar TDr96_F1 chromosome 15, TDr96_F1_v2_PseudoChromosome.rev07_lg8_w22 25.fasta, whole genome shotgun sequence and encodes:
- the LOC120277088 gene encoding thioredoxin-like protein HCF164, chloroplastic translates to MAGVFSNTLRLPHSHTVALCSSSVLPHRRLSTPLRLHPASHRLRGLITRADPSDETVGEPNVVTEEKSEPATVSQSTGFAEFPNKDINRRIALASTVLAVGLFVTTRLEFGVSLKDLTAYAIPYEQALSNGMPTVVEFYADWCEVCRELAPDVYKIEQQYKNKVNFVMLNVDNTKWEQELDEFGVEGIPHFAFLDKDGNEEGNVVGRLPRQYLLENVAALANGAPSVPHARVVGQYSSTEARKVHQVADPRSHG